The following are encoded together in the Streptomyces rapamycinicus NRRL 5491 genome:
- the dapD gene encoding 2,3,4,5-tetrahydropyridine-2,6-dicarboxylate N-succinyltransferase, protein MTDAPTTAPTGAVAAGLATLTEDGTVLDTWFPAPELTAEPRPAGTERLDAERTTRLLGETALKAVGPDPRRGVEVVAVRTVIASLDEKPRDAHDVYLRLHLLSHRLVKPHGLSLDGQFGLLANVAWTSLGPVAADQVEPARLAARAEGLQLSVTSVDKFPRMTDYVVPAGVRIGDADRVRLGAHLAPGTTVMHEGFVNFNAGTLGTSMVEGRISAGVVVGDGSDIGGGASIMGTLSGGGKQTITIGERCLLGAEAGLGISLGDDCIVEAGLYVTAGTRITLPDGKLAKALELSGVNNLLFRRNSITGTVEALPRTGSWGGLNEALHRHN, encoded by the coding sequence ATGACCGATGCACCCACCACCGCCCCCACCGGCGCCGTCGCCGCCGGTCTCGCCACCCTCACCGAGGACGGCACCGTCCTGGACACCTGGTTCCCGGCCCCCGAGCTGACCGCCGAACCCCGCCCGGCCGGGACCGAGCGGCTCGACGCCGAGCGCACCACGCGGCTGCTGGGCGAGACCGCCCTCAAGGCGGTCGGACCGGACCCCCGGCGCGGCGTCGAGGTCGTCGCCGTCCGCACGGTCATCGCCTCGCTGGACGAGAAGCCCAGGGACGCGCACGACGTCTATCTGCGGCTGCATCTGCTCAGCCACCGGCTGGTCAAGCCGCACGGCCTGAGCCTGGACGGCCAGTTCGGCCTGCTGGCCAACGTCGCCTGGACCTCGCTCGGCCCGGTCGCCGCCGACCAGGTGGAGCCGGCCCGGCTCGCCGCCCGCGCCGAGGGGCTGCAGCTGTCGGTGACCAGTGTCGACAAGTTCCCCCGGATGACCGACTACGTCGTCCCCGCCGGGGTCCGCATCGGCGACGCCGACCGGGTCCGGCTCGGCGCCCACCTTGCCCCCGGGACCACGGTCATGCACGAGGGCTTCGTCAACTTCAACGCCGGGACGCTCGGCACCTCCATGGTCGAGGGCCGGATCAGCGCGGGCGTCGTGGTCGGCGACGGCTCCGACATCGGCGGCGGCGCCTCGATCATGGGCACCCTCTCCGGCGGCGGCAAGCAGACGATCACCATCGGCGAGCGCTGCCTGCTCGGCGCCGAGGCGGGCCTGGGCATCTCGCTCGGCGACGACTGCATCGTCGAGGCGGGGCTGTACGTCACGGCGGGCACCCGCATCACGCTCCCGGACGGCAAGCTCGCCAAGGCCCTGGAGCTGTCCGGCGTCAACAACTTGCTCTTCCGCCGCAACTCCATCACCGGCACGGTGGAGGCGCTGCCTCGGACGGGTTCTTGGGGCGGGTTGAACGAGGCGTTGCACCGCCACAACTGA
- a CDS encoding endonuclease/exonuclease/phosphatase family protein produces the protein MSLRAPRGPVALTAVAASALATGLLAVGSPASAAEVRIHDIQGSTRISPLAGQQVSDVPGTVTAIRAFGSSRGFWIQDTRPDKDAATSEAIFVFTGSTTPSVTVGDSVLVSGSVSEYYPGGKDAGGQSLTELTKAAWTVRSSGNALPAAYRLGPATVPDRYAPDAGGGSVEGLTLRPRSYALDRYESLEGMRVSVENAPVVGATNTYKELWVTAEPRHQRTARGGALYDSYRDPNAGRVKVVSLLPYAQLPFPVADVGDALTGTTAGPMDYDNFGGYTIAATAMGELADHGPRRETTRKQKADELSIATYNVENLSPKTAQSKFDRLATGLVEHLASPDIVALEEVQDDNGATNDSVVSADATLKKLTDAIKAAGGPGYEWRQINPVDDQDGGEPGGNIRVAFLYNPERVSFTDVPGGDSTTPVKVEKKGGKATLSASPGRIDPANGVWKDSRKPLAGQFSFRGHPVFVVANHFNSKGGDQGLDSRFQPPARSSETQRTGQATAVNTFVKSLLNADPKASVVVAGDLNDYQFSPALADLTEGGVLTDLVTRLPRDERYGYVYNGNSQVLDHILTSRALRRADYDIVHINAEFSDQSSDHDPQVVRVRP, from the coding sequence ATGTCCCTTCGCGCCCCGCGCGGACCCGTCGCCCTCACCGCCGTCGCCGCCTCGGCCCTCGCGACCGGGCTGCTCGCGGTGGGCTCGCCGGCCTCCGCCGCCGAGGTCCGCATCCATGACATCCAGGGCAGCACCCGGATATCCCCGCTCGCCGGACAGCAGGTGAGCGACGTCCCCGGCACGGTCACGGCGATACGCGCCTTCGGCTCCTCGCGCGGCTTCTGGATCCAGGACACCAGGCCCGACAAGGACGCGGCCACCAGTGAGGCGATCTTCGTCTTCACCGGGTCGACCACGCCCTCGGTCACCGTGGGCGACTCGGTGCTGGTCTCCGGGTCGGTGTCCGAGTACTACCCGGGCGGCAAGGACGCCGGTGGGCAGTCGCTCACCGAGCTGACCAAGGCGGCCTGGACGGTCCGGTCCTCCGGCAACGCGCTGCCCGCCGCCTACCGGCTCGGCCCCGCCACGGTCCCCGACCGCTACGCCCCGGACGCCGGCGGCGGCTCCGTCGAGGGGCTGACGTTGCGGCCGCGCTCGTACGCCCTGGACCGCTACGAGTCGCTGGAGGGCATGCGGGTCTCGGTCGAGAACGCCCCCGTGGTCGGCGCGACCAACACCTACAAGGAGCTGTGGGTCACCGCCGAGCCCCGCCACCAGCGCACCGCGCGCGGCGGCGCCCTCTACGACTCGTACCGCGACCCGAACGCGGGCCGGGTGAAGGTGGTCTCGCTCCTGCCCTACGCCCAGCTCCCCTTCCCCGTGGCGGACGTCGGCGACGCGCTGACCGGCACCACGGCCGGGCCGATGGACTACGACAACTTCGGCGGCTACACGATCGCGGCCACCGCGATGGGCGAACTGGCCGACCACGGCCCGCGGCGGGAGACCACCCGTAAGCAGAAGGCGGACGAACTCTCCATCGCCACCTACAACGTGGAGAACCTCTCCCCCAAGACCGCCCAGTCGAAGTTCGACCGGCTGGCCACCGGTCTTGTGGAGCACCTCGCCTCGCCGGACATCGTCGCCCTGGAGGAGGTCCAGGACGACAACGGCGCGACGAACGACTCGGTGGTGAGCGCCGACGCCACACTGAAGAAGCTCACCGACGCGATCAAGGCGGCGGGCGGTCCCGGGTACGAGTGGCGGCAGATCAACCCGGTGGACGACCAGGACGGCGGCGAGCCGGGCGGCAACATCCGCGTGGCGTTCCTCTACAACCCCGAGCGGGTGTCCTTCACCGACGTCCCCGGCGGCGACTCCACCACCCCCGTGAAGGTCGAGAAGAAGGGCGGCAAGGCCACGCTGTCGGCCTCCCCCGGCCGTATCGACCCGGCGAACGGCGTCTGGAAGGACAGCCGCAAGCCGCTGGCCGGGCAGTTCTCCTTCCGGGGCCACCCGGTGTTCGTGGTCGCGAACCACTTCAACTCCAAGGGCGGCGACCAGGGCCTGGACAGCCGCTTCCAGCCCCCGGCCCGCTCCTCGGAGACCCAGCGCACCGGGCAGGCCACGGCGGTCAACACCTTCGTCAAGTCGCTGCTCAACGCGGACCCGAAGGCGTCGGTGGTCGTCGCGGGCGACCTCAACGACTACCAGTTCTCGCCCGCGCTGGCCGACCTCACCGAGGGCGGTGTGCTGACGGACCTGGTGACCCGGCTGCCGAGGGACGAGCGCTACGGCTATGTCTACAACGGCAATTCGCAGGTGCTGGACCACATCCTGACCAGCCGCGCGCTGCGCCGGGCCGACTACGACATCGTGCACATCAACGCCGAGTTCTCGGACCAGTCAAGCGACCACGACCCCCAGGTGGTACGAGTGCGCCCCTAA
- a CDS encoding alkaline phosphatase PhoX: MPLSRRDFARRSAYTGAGFALVGSAGVLATAPGALAAEATEEGVAGVEGHQGHGGSSLGYGPLIADPKGILALPEGFRYKIITRTGETKLESGESTPSNHDGTATFEGSRGATLLVNNHELAGPRSKWPHPVPLTEGLVYDPAASGGCTVVEVAKHGDHVTEWVGIAGTATNCAGGRTPWGTWLTCEETEDKAGQNGMTKDHGYVFEVDPHDRKANRDPKPIKALGRYAHEAVVVDPGRGHLYLTEDASGPNGLLYRWVPPHGFEHGRGKLDTLKDDAGVLQAPKCYDSGGNFVDDLSRATRTGTVYGVDWEPVPDRDAKSVSVRKQFKDGEITRARKLEGMWWADGGAYIVSSFAREESPVQHDGQVWFYDPKRRTLTLKVLLGVNPDPSKDGAFDGPDNITVSPYGGLVIAEDGEGIQHLFGATEDGRTYPIARNDLNIGSAEEPEFSEFTGVVFSPDGSTLYANIQVPGIMLAITGPWRRQR; the protein is encoded by the coding sequence ATGCCGCTCAGCCGAAGAGACTTCGCGAGGCGTTCCGCGTACACCGGGGCCGGGTTCGCCCTGGTCGGAAGTGCGGGGGTGCTCGCCACCGCACCCGGCGCGCTCGCCGCCGAGGCGACGGAGGAGGGCGTCGCGGGGGTCGAGGGCCACCAGGGCCACGGCGGCTCGTCGCTCGGCTACGGCCCGCTCATCGCGGACCCCAAGGGCATCCTGGCCCTCCCCGAGGGCTTCCGCTACAAGATCATCACCCGTACCGGTGAGACGAAGCTGGAGTCCGGCGAGTCCACCCCGTCCAACCACGACGGCACCGCCACCTTCGAGGGCTCGCGCGGTGCGACGCTGCTGGTCAACAATCACGAGCTGGCCGGCCCCCGCAGCAAGTGGCCGCACCCGGTCCCGCTGACCGAGGGCCTGGTCTACGACCCGGCGGCCTCCGGCGGCTGCACCGTGGTCGAGGTGGCCAAGCACGGCGACCACGTCACCGAGTGGGTCGGCATCGCGGGCACCGCCACCAACTGCGCCGGTGGCCGCACCCCCTGGGGCACCTGGCTGACGTGCGAGGAGACCGAGGACAAGGCCGGCCAGAACGGCATGACCAAGGACCACGGCTACGTCTTCGAGGTCGACCCGCACGACCGCAAGGCCAACCGCGACCCGAAGCCGATCAAGGCCCTGGGCCGGTACGCCCACGAGGCCGTCGTCGTGGACCCGGGGCGCGGCCACCTCTACCTCACCGAGGACGCCTCAGGGCCGAACGGCCTCCTCTACCGCTGGGTCCCGCCGCACGGCTTCGAGCACGGCCGCGGCAAGCTCGACACGCTCAAGGACGACGCGGGCGTGCTCCAGGCGCCCAAGTGCTACGACTCGGGCGGCAACTTCGTGGACGACCTGTCCCGCGCCACCAGGACCGGCACGGTCTACGGTGTGGACTGGGAGCCGGTGCCGGACCGCGACGCGAAGTCGGTTTCGGTGCGCAAGCAGTTCAAGGACGGCGAGATCACCCGGGCCCGCAAGCTGGAGGGCATGTGGTGGGCGGACGGCGGCGCGTACATCGTCTCCTCGTTCGCCCGTGAGGAGAGCCCGGTCCAGCACGACGGCCAGGTCTGGTTCTACGACCCCAAGCGCCGCACCCTCACCCTCAAGGTGCTGCTGGGCGTCAACCCCGACCCGTCGAAGGACGGCGCCTTCGACGGCCCGGACAACATCACGGTCTCGCCGTACGGCGGTCTGGTGATCGCCGAGGACGGCGAGGGCATCCAGCACCTCTTCGGCGCCACCGAGGACGGCCGCACGTACCCGATCGCGCGCAACGACCTGAACATCGGCAGCGCGGAGGAGCCGGAGTTCAGCGAGTTCACCGGTGTGGTCTTCTCGCCCGACGGCTCGACGCTGTACGCCAACATCCAGGTGCCGGGCATCATGCTCGCGATCACCGGCCCCTGGCGCCGCCAGCGCTGA
- a CDS encoding LLM class flavin-dependent oxidoreductase: MRVTSRLRTTPFSILDRSRTRQGRERSQALRDTVRFAQAAEALGYHRFWVSEHHSVPGVAGSAPTVLASAVAAATVRIRVGTGGVMLPNHRPLVVAEQFGVLESLFPGRIDMGLGRSVGFTDGIRRALGAEKDAARDFGAQLDELLGWFTGEQDAHPQVHAHPAEGLRLPVFVLATGAGADLAARAGLSLVIGDLRGRDEMLRAIDRYRTGFRPSAWSSAPYVVVSGNVAVADTTEEARGLLLPEAWSMAHSRTHGVFPPLAPAPEIEAREMTEKERGFYERGLRGQLYGTEDEVAAVLDELIERSDADEVLVTTSTYDRQALLDSYRRLARVAGLSTAHPEAVGGGAGL, translated from the coding sequence ATGAGGGTGACCTCACGTCTGCGCACCACCCCCTTCTCCATCCTGGACCGCTCCCGCACCCGCCAGGGGCGGGAGCGGTCGCAGGCGCTGCGCGACACCGTACGGTTCGCGCAAGCCGCCGAGGCGCTCGGCTACCACCGCTTCTGGGTCTCCGAGCACCACAGCGTGCCCGGCGTGGCCGGTTCGGCGCCCACGGTGCTGGCGTCCGCGGTCGCGGCGGCGACGGTCCGCATCCGCGTGGGCACGGGCGGTGTGATGCTGCCGAACCACCGCCCGCTGGTCGTGGCGGAGCAGTTCGGGGTGCTCGAATCCCTCTTCCCGGGCCGGATCGACATGGGCCTGGGCCGCTCCGTCGGCTTCACCGACGGCATCCGCCGCGCCCTGGGCGCCGAGAAGGACGCCGCGCGGGACTTCGGCGCCCAACTGGACGAGCTGCTCGGCTGGTTCACCGGTGAGCAGGACGCCCACCCCCAGGTCCACGCCCACCCGGCGGAGGGGCTACGGCTGCCCGTCTTCGTCCTGGCCACCGGCGCCGGCGCGGATCTGGCGGCGCGGGCCGGACTGTCCCTGGTCATCGGCGATCTACGCGGCCGGGACGAGATGCTGCGCGCGATCGACCGCTACCGCACGGGCTTCCGCCCCTCCGCGTGGTCCTCCGCCCCGTACGTCGTCGTCTCGGGCAATGTCGCGGTCGCCGACACCACGGAGGAGGCCCGCGGACTGCTGCTCCCCGAGGCGTGGTCGATGGCCCACTCCCGTACCCACGGCGTCTTCCCGCCGCTGGCCCCGGCCCCGGAGATCGAGGCCCGGGAGATGACCGAGAAGGAGCGCGGTTTCTACGAGCGGGGCCTGCGCGGCCAGCTGTACGGCACGGAGGACGAGGTCGCCGCCGTGCTCGACGAGCTGATCGAGCGCAGCGACGCCGACGAGGTGCTGGTCACGACGAGCACCTATGACCGCCAGGCCCTCCTGGACTCCTACCGCCGCCTGGCCCGCGTGGCGGGGCTGTCCACCGCACACCCCGAGGCCGTCGGCGGTGGGGCCGGACTTTGA
- a CDS encoding IS110 family transposase, producing the protein MAVPEIWAGVDIGKEHHHCVVINADGERLLSRRVLNDETELLHLIGDVLAISADVLWAVDLNHGGAALLICLLLSHDQPMAYLTGLAVHRASATYKGEGKTDAKDAFVIADQARVRRDLGLLRPGDEIAVDLRTLTNRRLDVVFDRTRQINRLRAQLLEIFPALERSLDLVNKGPVMLLTGYQTPAAIRRAGVQRIETWLKNRKVRGAAALAKTVVEAARAQMTALPGEKLAAAMVVRLAKGVMALDEEIVELDALIEATFREHPHAEVIRSLPGMGPKLGAEFIAATGGDMDAFGSADRLAGFAGLAPRPRDSGRVSGNLRRPRRYHRGLLRSMYLSAMVSITKCPASKAYYQRKRSEGKGHKQALLALARRRLNVLWAMIRDGQCYQGSPPVTTAA; encoded by the coding sequence GTGGCCGTGCCCGAGATCTGGGCCGGAGTGGACATCGGCAAGGAACACCACCACTGCGTGGTGATCAACGCGGACGGCGAACGGCTGCTGTCGCGCCGGGTCCTGAACGATGAGACCGAGTTGCTTCACCTCATCGGCGATGTCCTGGCGATATCCGCGGACGTGCTGTGGGCCGTCGATCTCAACCACGGCGGAGCTGCCCTGCTGATCTGCCTGCTCCTCAGCCACGATCAGCCGATGGCCTATCTGACCGGCCTGGCAGTCCACCGTGCCTCGGCCACCTACAAGGGCGAAGGCAAGACGGACGCGAAGGACGCCTTTGTCATCGCCGACCAGGCCCGCGTTCGCCGGGACCTCGGGCTGCTGAGGCCCGGTGACGAGATCGCTGTCGACCTGCGCACGCTGACCAACCGGCGCCTTGACGTGGTCTTCGACCGCACCCGGCAGATCAACCGGCTCCGCGCCCAACTGCTGGAGATCTTCCCCGCGTTGGAGCGGTCGCTGGACCTGGTCAATAAAGGCCCGGTGATGCTGCTGACCGGCTACCAGACCCCGGCCGCGATCCGCCGCGCCGGCGTCCAGCGGATCGAGACCTGGCTGAAGAACCGCAAGGTCCGCGGTGCCGCGGCGCTGGCGAAGACGGTTGTGGAGGCCGCCCGGGCCCAGATGACCGCACTGCCCGGCGAGAAGCTGGCGGCCGCCATGGTGGTCCGCCTCGCGAAGGGGGTGATGGCCCTTGATGAGGAGATCGTCGAGCTTGACGCCCTGATCGAGGCCACGTTTCGCGAGCATCCGCACGCCGAGGTGATCCGTAGCCTGCCCGGTATGGGCCCCAAGCTCGGCGCCGAATTCATCGCCGCGACCGGCGGTGACATGGACGCCTTCGGCAGCGCCGACCGCCTGGCCGGCTTCGCCGGCCTTGCCCCCAGGCCCCGTGACTCCGGCCGCGTCAGCGGCAACCTGCGCCGCCCCCGGCGCTACCACCGCGGACTGCTGCGGTCGATGTACCTCTCGGCGATGGTCAGCATCACGAAATGCCCCGCGTCCAAGGCGTACTACCAGCGGAAGAGAAGCGAGGGTAAGGGCCACAAGCAGGCCCTGCTCGCGCTCGCCCGCCGCAGGCTCAACGTCCTGTGGGCGATGATCCGTGACGGACAGTGCTACCAAGGTTCACCTCCCGTCACGACTGCGGCTTGA
- a CDS encoding TerD family protein — protein MTPGSNLPLSVARVAVDVTAPVRLDVSGLLLTANGKVRSDDDFVFYNQPTGPGVTHRAGAAGAGDTITVDTAAVPADIEKIVVTASLDAPGATFAGTEPTATVRGADDGAVIAAFTPPRLGNETALVVVEVYRRNGAWKVRAVGQGYANGLAGIATDFGVTVEEPAAPPAPTTPAAQTPPPPSGPPAGFQPPPPMPSAPPAAAPAAAAAPATGKINLDKGRVSLQKNQTVSLVKGGRPLLSSVKMGLGWEPAFRGKDIDLDASVIAFGVDRKKIDACFFGKLAILNGAIQHSGDNLTGEGGGDDESITVHLGGLPAEVTGLVFTVNSFSGQKFTDVAKAYCRLLDAQTGEELVRFDLTHAEPRTGVMMAKMIKQFSGEWEMTAMGEYVDSRTVRGMAKPAGKAL, from the coding sequence ATGACACCCGGCTCGAACCTCCCCCTCTCCGTCGCGCGCGTGGCGGTTGACGTCACCGCTCCGGTGCGGCTCGACGTATCGGGCCTGCTGCTCACCGCCAACGGCAAAGTGCGTTCCGACGACGACTTCGTCTTCTACAACCAGCCCACCGGACCCGGCGTGACCCACCGCGCCGGGGCGGCGGGCGCGGGCGACACCATCACCGTGGACACCGCCGCCGTCCCCGCCGACATCGAGAAGATCGTGGTGACCGCGAGCCTGGACGCGCCCGGGGCCACGTTCGCGGGCACCGAGCCGACCGCCACCGTGCGCGGCGCCGACGACGGCGCGGTGATCGCCGCGTTCACCCCGCCGCGGCTGGGCAACGAGACCGCGCTGGTGGTCGTGGAGGTGTACCGGCGCAATGGGGCGTGGAAGGTGCGCGCGGTCGGACAGGGGTATGCCAACGGTCTGGCGGGCATCGCCACCGACTTCGGCGTGACGGTCGAGGAGCCCGCCGCCCCGCCCGCCCCCACCACCCCCGCCGCCCAGACGCCGCCCCCGCCGAGCGGTCCGCCCGCCGGTTTCCAGCCCCCGCCGCCCATGCCGTCCGCTCCCCCGGCCGCGGCGCCCGCCGCGGCGGCGGCCCCGGCCACCGGGAAGATCAACCTGGACAAGGGCCGGGTCAGCCTCCAGAAGAACCAGACGGTGTCCCTGGTCAAGGGCGGCCGTCCCCTGCTCAGCTCGGTGAAGATGGGCCTGGGCTGGGAGCCCGCGTTCCGCGGCAAGGACATCGACCTGGACGCGTCCGTGATCGCCTTCGGTGTCGACCGCAAGAAGATCGACGCCTGCTTCTTCGGCAAGCTGGCCATCCTCAACGGCGCCATCCAGCACTCCGGCGACAACCTCACCGGTGAGGGCGGGGGCGACGACGAGTCCATCACCGTCCACCTCGGCGGGCTCCCGGCCGAGGTCACCGGCCTGGTCTTCACGGTCAACTCCTTCTCCGGCCAGAAGTTCACCGATGTGGCCAAGGCGTACTGCCGCCTCCTCGACGCCCAGACCGGCGAGGAACTGGTCCGCTTCGACCTCACCCACGCCGAGCCGCGCACGGGCGTGATGATGGCGAAGATGATCAAGCAGTTCTCGGGCGAGTGGGAGATGACCGCGATGGGCGAGTACGTGGACTCGCGCACCGTACGAGGCATGGCCAAGCCCGCCGGCAAGGCTCTCTAG
- a CDS encoding YwqG family protein gives MPGVTNVSALRFLDLRSDFPAAHLRGAGAADPVVGRLGGLPRLPEGTDWPVWEGRGPLGFVAEVDCAALPRAELDIPLPADGRLAFFYYGDEDGDVDALVDTADPDTWAGARVLHLPPAPAGAPERPAPAGLTPYPEVPLTVRTGPSAPDFDLPALTAAFGEDGFPEAFTRAIWGHESGVAHQIGGHAQSVQGAVEVVVARGALGGRDVSWEDPRLEEEAGRWVLLAQFDSDEDADMMWGDSGALYWLIRPDDLAAGRFEKALFTWQCC, from the coding sequence ATGCCCGGGGTAACGAACGTCTCCGCTTTACGGTTCCTTGACCTGCGGAGTGACTTCCCGGCCGCCCACCTCCGCGGGGCCGGGGCGGCCGATCCGGTCGTCGGCCGGCTCGGCGGACTGCCCCGGCTGCCCGAGGGCACGGACTGGCCGGTGTGGGAGGGGCGCGGCCCGCTGGGGTTCGTGGCGGAGGTGGACTGCGCCGCGCTGCCCCGGGCGGAGCTGGACATACCGCTGCCCGCCGACGGCCGCCTCGCCTTCTTCTACTACGGCGACGAGGACGGGGACGTTGACGCGCTGGTCGACACCGCCGACCCGGACACCTGGGCCGGTGCCCGGGTGCTCCACCTCCCGCCCGCGCCCGCCGGCGCGCCCGAACGGCCCGCACCGGCCGGTCTCACCCCGTACCCGGAGGTGCCGCTGACCGTCCGGACCGGCCCGAGCGCCCCCGACTTCGATCTGCCCGCGCTGACCGCGGCGTTCGGCGAGGACGGGTTCCCGGAGGCGTTCACGAGGGCGATATGGGGCCACGAGAGTGGTGTCGCCCATCAGATCGGCGGCCATGCCCAGTCCGTGCAGGGCGCGGTGGAGGTCGTGGTGGCCCGTGGCGCGCTGGGCGGGCGGGACGTGTCCTGGGAGGACCCGCGGCTCGAGGAAGAGGCGGGGCGCTGGGTGCTGCTCGCGCAGTTCGACTCCGATGAGGACGCGGACATGATGTGGGGCGACAGCGGCGCGCTGTACTGGCTGATCCGCCCCGACGACCTGGCCGCGGGCCGCTTCGAGAAGGCCCTGTTCACCTGGCAGTGTTGCTGA
- a CDS encoding NAD-dependent epimerase/dehydratase family protein — translation MHVLLTGASGYIGGTVAVRLRQAGHHVSGLTRDPAKAGQLARLGIEPVVGSLDDTDLLAARARRADAVINAADSDHRAAVETLIAALAGSGKPLIHTSGSSTVGTGTEGEASEAVHGEDVLDPGSAWEPDHPIRAARVAIDRLVLSAAERGVRSAVLCDSLIYGHGRGPGRDSVLIAALVRQARAGGVVRHVGPGRNIWSTVHVDDVADLYLLALEKTPPGTFYFVENGEESFGAIAEAVARSLGLPGPRPWDPDAPDNVWDPRFARHALGSNSRVRARRARELLGWHPRHRSITDWILRELR, via the coding sequence ATGCATGTCCTCCTCACCGGCGCGAGCGGCTACATCGGCGGCACCGTCGCCGTACGCCTCCGCCAGGCAGGCCACCACGTCAGCGGTCTGACCCGCGATCCGGCCAAGGCCGGACAACTCGCCCGGCTGGGCATCGAGCCCGTGGTGGGTTCGCTCGACGACACGGACCTCCTCGCCGCGCGGGCCCGCCGCGCCGACGCCGTGATCAACGCGGCCGACAGCGACCACCGCGCGGCCGTGGAGACACTCATCGCCGCCCTGGCCGGATCGGGCAAGCCGCTGATCCACACCAGCGGCTCCAGCACGGTCGGCACCGGCACGGAGGGCGAGGCCTCCGAGGCGGTCCATGGCGAGGACGTCCTCGACCCGGGATCGGCCTGGGAGCCCGATCACCCCATCCGCGCGGCCCGGGTGGCCATCGACCGCCTGGTCCTGAGCGCGGCCGAACGGGGCGTGCGGTCGGCGGTGCTGTGCGACAGCCTGATCTACGGGCACGGGCGGGGCCCGGGCCGGGACAGCGTCCTGATCGCCGCACTGGTCCGGCAGGCCCGCGCCGGGGGAGTGGTCCGCCATGTGGGTCCCGGCCGCAACATCTGGTCCACCGTCCATGTCGACGACGTCGCCGACCTGTACCTACTCGCGCTGGAGAAGACGCCTCCGGGCACCTTCTACTTCGTGGAGAACGGGGAGGAGTCGTTCGGCGCGATCGCCGAGGCCGTCGCCCGCTCCCTCGGCCTGCCCGGCCCCCGCCCCTGGGACCCCGACGCGCCGGACAACGTCTGGGACCCCCGGTTCGCCCGGCATGCCCTGGGCTCCAACAGCCGCGTACGGGCGCGCCGCGCCCGCGAGCTACTCGGCTGGCACCCGCGACACCGCTCGATCACGGACTGGATCCTCCGCGAGCTGCGCTGA
- a CDS encoding DMT family transporter, which yields MPVSAAVTAIGLVVMWSSGFIGAELGTREAAADTLLMWRFLAAAAVLGGAWALLRRRRLRPRAVAEQAVIGALSQGGYLGGIVWSVGLGVPSGTAALIAALQPLAAGALAGRLLGETVSPRQWAGLAIGLGGVALVVQGDLSAGPAAPAWAYGLPFAAMAALLAASFLERRVRAPLDPVDAIPLHCLVSAVLFTGVAVAGGHAAPPAGGGFWAAVVWTVLLSTVGGYGFYWLSLRRNGVTRTSALIYLTPPTTLVWAYAMFGDAPGWTALAGMAVCVIGVTAATARRRPDRSAQLAEDPVRDRAVSRVPAE from the coding sequence ATGCCCGTCAGCGCCGCCGTCACCGCCATCGGCCTCGTCGTGATGTGGAGCTCCGGCTTCATCGGAGCCGAGCTCGGCACGCGGGAGGCCGCCGCCGACACCCTGCTGATGTGGCGCTTCCTCGCCGCGGCGGCGGTCCTGGGCGGCGCCTGGGCGCTGCTGAGGCGCCGCAGACTGCGCCCGCGCGCCGTGGCCGAGCAGGCGGTGATCGGAGCGCTTTCGCAGGGCGGCTACCTCGGCGGAATCGTCTGGTCGGTCGGGCTCGGCGTGCCGTCCGGCACCGCCGCGCTGATCGCCGCGTTGCAGCCGCTCGCGGCGGGCGCGCTGGCCGGGCGGCTGCTCGGGGAGACGGTCAGCCCGCGCCAGTGGGCGGGGCTGGCCATCGGCCTCGGCGGGGTCGCGCTCGTCGTCCAGGGCGATCTGTCGGCGGGTCCGGCCGCCCCGGCGTGGGCGTACGGGCTGCCCTTCGCCGCCATGGCGGCGCTGCTGGCCGCGAGCTTCCTCGAACGCAGGGTGCGGGCACCGCTCGACCCCGTGGACGCCATACCGCTGCACTGCCTGGTCAGCGCCGTGCTGTTCACCGGGGTCGCCGTGGCCGGGGGCCATGCCGCGCCCCCGGCGGGCGGGGGTTTCTGGGCCGCGGTGGTCTGGACGGTGCTGCTCTCCACGGTCGGCGGCTACGGCTTCTACTGGCTGAGCCTGCGCCGCAACGGCGTCACCCGCACCAGCGCGCTGATCTACCTCACACCCCCGACCACGCTGGTGTGGGCGTACGCGATGTTCGGGGACGCGCCCGGGTGGACGGCCCTCGCGGGCATGGCGGTGTGCGTGATCGGGGTGACCGCGGCCACCGCGCGCCGCCGCCCCGACCGGTCAGCGCAGCTCGCGGAGGATCCAGTCCGTGATCGAGCGGTGTCGCGGGTGCCAGCCGAGTAG